Within Porites lutea chromosome 2, jaPorLute2.1, whole genome shotgun sequence, the genomic segment ATATAACAGGTACTACCGGTTCTTACAAAGACAACACTAGTGGACTCATATATAATATACCTTCCCTTTTTTTTGGCAAGAAAGGTTCCAGTTCATAGGTAATGTAATTAAATATAGATGTGTGCTtttgttggtttttgttttgttattgtggTATTGCGTTATTCTTGGAATTTCTTTTTACCGTTTTTTTCCTGCCCCCTTTCCacttattattatgattattattgttattgtcattattattattattattgttgttgttgcttaatTGTAGTTGTTTTACTATTTTTATAGTAAACGTTATTGCTTTTACTGTTACATCCCTctctatttcattttaattcttAGCCTAGTTGATCCTTGAAGTACCAGGTCCAAACATGGACTTTGGTTACCAAAGAGTTCACTTAATTGATAGAACCCCTCTGAGAGTTCTTATTGTTGTTGGTACTTTTTTTTATACTAGGCTGCATGGGCATTCTTCCGCACTGGGGTTgggtgtgtttttttttggctgagCAAAAAATCTCCATtataataatgtttttctctaaTATCCACATTTGTATTGTATTATCTTCCTATTTCAACTGCTCAAGTTAACGGGTGTGGTTTACGCAATGTAGATCTTATTTTGTTGATGCACTGAATACATGTACTTTACAGTGTTTATTGCCTCCTGGGAAGATTGAAATGAACTGTCAATACCACGGTTCAAGTACACAAATTCTGCATTCGAGTACACCAAAACTGCACAATGACAAGTCATTTTCTAGATTTTTCTCCGgcatttgccccccaaattgtcccaaaattgcgggtgttgcataaaacttttttttacgggaaaaatagcacgtaaatttgcGGGACCTAAGTAGGTCCCGTATCCTTGCTACTGAGAggtgaaaaaaaagtttctttctttACATACATAATTTCATTGTAATCCGCTGTGTTAATCTCTGATGTATACAACCTCTCATGTAGCCGTcgttaagaaaaaagaagaagaacaaacATTTCCAGTAGatattgaagtaaaataacGACTGCATGCAAACCTTATTTCAATGAGACgcttaaaagtgttcgaaaccACTAGACACATTCTTCACTCGCTCATcgttagcttaaaaaaaatagagggaGTCGTTAATAAAGTATTATAACAAAGTTACGTGTGAGCACGCAAGTTACCTCGTAAAACTGAGACtgcgttccatgcaacacccgttATTGTACCCATAGcagattcgtaagtgacctacttaagtgagcACTAAAGTGCAGGTCTTAATGCAGCCGGGCCGAGGCCCAAACCAAATCCGCCACAACTTTATCATTTTTATCGTAGCAAGTCCACGTTTTTTCGCAGACATCAATTTCCGTCATCATTGTTATGTTCACATTGACTTTTTTTATCGTTGTTGTAATATGGTTATATGTCTCAAtgtcgcagaaaaaaaaaattgggaggggcaaaaaacccaaaattttcttccctttcttttgttgtttaagtGATTGCTTGAGACAGTACAATCCTGGCATTTCTTCCTTCCAGTATATTCTGTCTTTGTTATTATTCTGATTCTTTTCATTGACAGCTTCTGGGCACGGAAAGACAGGAGGTTCTGTTGGCAAAACTATTGGGACATTATTACCTTTCAGGATTTGTCCTTTTTACTCAATTTTTATCTGAATCCAGCTTTTAGTCcaatagctttttttttcataaacgtTCCCCCTGTTCTTCTTGCCGGTatatattttcttcaaaaagtaTGCAATCTTCCTTGGATTGTATGCAGACTTTAGGTTTTGTCAGGGTGAAAAAGGAAGTGGGTAAGGGAATCAGAGAGAGAGAACTGTTTCAAAGTAATTGTCAAAAGTGCAgttcttgttttaaaaaaaatatttgaaactctaaaaattaactttttagcACGCAAAGGCGTTGTTTTCTTAATTGGTTGACCACTATGATAGTAACAGCAGGAAAGTTCCAACTGAAAATTAGGATAAAAACCAAAGcatgaacaaaaagaaaacagaccTTTCGTAATTGGCACAGAAACCGTCATTTTGATACTCCAGCTGTGTAATTGATCAACTTGTAAATTTGCTGGCAGTAGATGTGATCGATGACCACGTTCACAGGAATGCCATAGCTTGTCAACCTTTTGCTATGTTGTTTCTTGTTTCACCTTCCAACCCATTTTATCTCCATACAGAGCATAGAAACATGCCTCTAGATGATGCTATGAGACTCGTGGGACAAAATTTCGATCAATACATGCAAGACCTTCGTGAACGAGCGAAATCTAGCAGCACCCAAGAAAGTAGCAACACCAAGACAACGGCCCCCCAGGATACCGCGAAGTCGGACATCACGTCACTCCTTAGTAAGGCAGCCAGTGGTGAAGACCTTTCGGCAGATCAGCTAACAAAGCTGATTGACAATTTGTCCAAACGACAAGAACAAATTTTGGGAGACTCCGCAGCAGCCAATGGCAAGGGAGGTAATGACGCAACATATTCTTTTCCTGCACTCAACACAGTTCTTCGTGAAAGATAATCTTTTTATTTCGGTTACTTCTTATTTGTTTGTCCTCGCAACTGTTCAAGGTTAAGAATGCAGTCTGTTCAAGTACAAGTGGATGTGACAACATTAGCGAGTCACTGCGGGCGGTTAAcgtttgttttattatactgtGCGCGTGACTGGTCCTTAGCCAAAACTACTtactttttatgaaaaaaaagtacGTCATTGCTAAAACATTTTCCACCATATACACTACTACAATTGAAACCGTCTATGATGCACATGACCTTAATAATGTTCTAGCGTTACAAAAGGCGTGCAAAACTACTTCCTCAAAAAGGAGTCTCTGGGTTGTTTCCATTAAATCCTGGTTGAATCCTTTTATGGTCAGTGGTACTGTAAGTTCGTTGAATTGATTGTAACGGGACATTTTCCAGTTCTTAATGCAAAGGGGGTGTCACAACAATACAAAAGAAATATCTATTACATACCAATACCAGTTCTACCTACTCTTTTACAAACAACTGGTTTAAATTATctacttttattttcaaattgcaCGTTTTGAATCATTCCACAAGCGAGTAGTTAAACAATAATACTTCTCTCTCCCTCCactaaaagtaaaaagaaatgctcctcgtgtgaaaagaaaaagaaatgcgTTGATAAACGTGTATGGACTTAATTTTCTCCAATAATGGCAACCACCCGGCTTTTTTGCGGTCAGGTCTTTTCACGGTTACTTTGGACGTTACAAACTAGGTTCTTTTGTTATTGTTCTGTTGGAACTTCGCAAATGTTTGTGCTCTTATTTAAATCTACTGATAATTACTTGTACTTGAAgacaagttctctttttgctaTCGTCGGTTTCTATTCACAAGCAAACGAAGTGGGTTTTTTGCATTGgatcaaaaagttgaagttaaaaatatcacaaattaaGGCCATTAGGCATGACGGAAATTGTCATCCATTggctgtttttgcttttttcgtTCATTTTGCTCAATTAATAGTTACTCATTGTTCATCTTGGTCCATTTGCACCTACTTTCTCGCCAGGCGTTACAGTTAGTCAATCCAGTCAGCCAGCCGTGGATCCTCAGTCCATTGCCAAACAACAAGCTGACCTACAAGCGAAGATATTAAGCATTTTGAATCCCGGTGGTGGTGCTAAAACCGGCAGTATGCAGAACTCTGGTAGCCTGGCATCTCAGCAAACAATTTTACCAACTCAGAAACAAGGTGCTGTCACTGCACCTGCTTCCCAAGGTGCAGCAAAACCAGCATCATTGAGCACCACAGTGAAGCCAATATTTCCACTGTATCCAACGCAACAGAAACCAGCTGCTCCTGCGGCTAGCACTGCAGGGTCAGCAGTCAAAGCTCCTGGGGGCACCGCAGCAGCAAAGCCTTTGTATTCCACTCCATCGAACCAAGCATATAAGACGGCGTCACCGTACAGAGCCACTGCTCCTGCAAGCTCCTACAATGCAATTGCAACTGTGGCAGGAAACCAAGCTGGATCGTATCAGGTCAGCAAGCCAGTGTCCCAAAACACGTATACATCGGTGTCGAACCAAGCTACTGCTGCTTCTGCTTCAAGTGCTGTGTATGGTGTGAAGACATCTGCTGCCCCGGCATCCCAATCCAATTGGTTACAGAGGATTAGTCAGCAATCATCAGGCACTTCTGCAGCAATCCCTGTGGTTTCTAAAGTCAGCCCTGGTGGAAAGGCGATTACAACAGCTGTGGGGTCAAGACCTGCTGTTAACTCGGCACCACGTGCAGGTGCGCCAACTGCAGTCGGTGGTGTAAGACCAGTTCCCACCGCAGGTGGCCAGATGAGAACTCCTTCTCCTGGTTTGCTTGGGCCGCCTCCTGTAGGAACACCGAGGTTTAGAACATCTGGAATTGTAAGGACCTCAACATCTTCAGGGACGCCGGGCGTGCGGATGGTTGCTCCAAGAGGCCCTTCGCCAGTTGGTCGGGGCGTGGTCAGGACGTCTTCCCCGGCTGGTTTACAAGGTCAGACTGTTGCTTCTCGAGGAGGAGCAATCTCAGTTCGAGGTGGAGTTGCCGGTGCAGGTGGAACCTCTGCCACAGGTCGTGGAAGTTTTGCCACTCAAGCCACCACCCCAAGAGGTGGCTCTGCGCAGAGAGGTGCTGTTATTGTTCGTGGCACTCCTACTCCTCGGGGTGCTACCCGTGGTGTCCCAGCTACTCGTGGTGCCCCGTCTACTCGTGGTGTGCCTCTGGCTCGTGGTGTGCCTGTGGCTCGTGGTGCTCCTGCCACTCGTGGGGCTCCAGCACCTCGTGGTGCCCCTGTCTCATCCAGTGGCGCTCGTGGTACTCCTGTTACTCGTGGTACACCTTATTTGCGCGGTGCCCCTACTGGTCGTGGTACTCTGGCGACTCGTGGCTCTCCCATAGGTACAATAACCTCCAATCGTGGTGCTCCTCGAGGCAGGCCAATGATGCGAGGCGGACCTCCATATCGTGGTGGGGGGCGCGGCGGATATTGATAAACATAATAGGGATGCTGAACGTTTTTTAAAGCGTGCTTCAGGAACAGTGATTGTTGTATTgttagaatattttttttgccttcattTTCCGTGTATTCTGCCTCTGGGGCCTTAAAATACCAAATTTCAAGGAGTTTTTACACATCGTGTAGTTTTAAGATACTTACCAAAACGTTTATCGTGGCTGTTATTAGAAACTTGCTCAACGACAGTTTCATGTTAATTTTAGTTCGTAATTTTTATcgtcttgtttgtttttatcaaacGGACTGTCCTTTAGTCTAATTTTCGAAATGCATTTGTAATATCTTCTTCAAGTGAGAAAGTCTTTCGCCGAAGAAATGTAATAGTGTTGTTAATCGGGTTTTATGTCGCTCGCAGTAATACCATAATTAAATTTAGACAATGGCAATGCGGATGATGTTTGCATAATTCTTTTAGTTTCCTTAAACCACAACCTGAAAATTAGCGCAATGAATGCGTGTGTAATGCCACAGTTTGTACGTCAGAGTCGCTGCTATTAACTTGAATCCTTATGGATTAAAAAAGATTGTTAAGTCACGACAAGTGTTAAAGGTTAAATTGCACAAAACTGTTTTTCTCACAGAGGGCAGCACAAATGTGCACCTGATTGTATTGTATAAGCGATATCAAACAATATTGCTGTGTCTGACCGAGAAAAATCCATGCAAATGTCCAAGTTGGATAGGCCCTCTACTCCTACACCCACGGAATGTCCAGGCTTTGTAGGCATGAACGTGGTTTATGAGTTATAGAATAGACCATTTAACAAAGAGTTAAAGGCCTCTGCTAACGACAAAGGTCAAGGGGCAGCCTTCGATTAAATCTACCTGAGGCAGTGACGGGATTATAATGGATATTGGTTGTTAAAGTACTTTGCTTATTGGCGACAAAGTGATAACAAAAGTAGGGAAACAGCCAAACTAAGAAAGTGTTGTGTTGGAGATGTCTCTAACTCGGGGTCGATTCCTTTTCGATTGCGCGAAAAGCATAAATTATGCTGCGGCGGCATCTCGCAAAAGTGGGACGGTTCTAAATGCAAGAGTGCGAGATTAAGAAAAATCCGGAAGGAATATATTAATAACGACATAAGTTACTACTTAAAAGTGTAAGCTCGTGTGTTTGCAACACAGGTAGCTCACCAAAGGTTTTGAGGGCTGCGAAATCAAAAGTTCTTCGTAAATTTAGAACAGTATTTGTCGCTTCGTCGCCTTCCGGTTTTTTTTAGCTTCCTTGAAGTCAGAGGATGAAAATACCCTTTTGTTAACAAGTTGTGAAAACAAATTGTACCTCATTGACGTGGTTGATCGTTGGCGGTTTGGTTGAGTGTCGATGTATTTAGCAAAAAGTTCTACTAATGAAAGACACTATTTTTGTCTCCCACTGAAccgagtattttttttttatgtggtcatccgagccatgcgaaggtctagccgtttgTAGAGCCAAGACAATACCGTCATTTATtcgttattttaagaccctgagtattggtcctgCCTCGGGGATCGAACCCTCGTCCTCCCGCattgcagtcaagcgctctacagATTTAGCCAGTGCATTCCGTTGAACTTGCAATAtttcttaatttaaaattttgggtgtttacaatttttattgcTTAATAGTCTGCACTCGCAGAAtctccattattattattattttttctatcgTAAGTAGTCATTCCTTggctatttattttgttttggggtTATTGTCTTTGATTGATCAGGAAAGGGTTAATACCGCTTTAGGTACTCGACTAAAACAGTTTACCGAAACTCCTAAAAGCTCATTTACAGGCGTTACTTACCAGTGAACTATATACGAATTGATGGAGGGAAGGTAGTGGAGATTACGGGAAAGAGTGACTAATACGTTAGAATGATATCGGGCACGTTTATTACAAGTTGCCGAAGAGCCAGGTCAAGACTGTTGTCGGTCGCTTCCCTGGTGGACAAATTCATGGCAAACATTATACACATAGCATTTAACAAACGATCCTTTCAACACTTACTGacaacagcaattttctttaaaaaatcatatTATTCGAAGAGGAAAGACTTCTGCTCCTGCAAATattaaattgtaataaattTCCGTCAGTAGGGTGCCTAAAGTGCATTCAACTCCACAGGCGGCCCTGAAATGTTATATCAATTTCATAACACCTGGAAGAGCCATCCAAAATGTTTGCACAGTTACTTACGTGCGTATCACTAAGGACATGCATATCACAAAGGATTTTTAATTCTATCCGTGACAGAACAAAGTTTACCTTCACAATAACAACGACAAAGCAGCCGCTATGAATTTTGCGTAATTTCTGAAACAGTATCCTATAAATGTGTGATAACCGCGGTATTGGTGTGAAACATGTCCCACTCTTGCTTACTTGTGAACTTTTCATCTTCTCCATTTACTCAAGAAGTTATACACGCCATAATACTTTAGGGGCCAAAAACTCAGACACATTTAGATATGGTGTaggtgaaggggggggggggggggggcggcggtGAGGGGTTCAACCAATCGTCTTCTCAATTTGGTCAAGTGTGGCAAACAGCCCTTTGCTGTATCATTGGTGACGCCATTTGGGAGTTTGTCCCGTTGGGTACCTCTTTGATACCAGCTCTGTGTCCGGGCTTCCCGAAGCCACCAGGCTCGCTCGACGAGGTAATTACGCAAGTTTACACAAATTTTTCATAGTAACGTCTTGTTGTAATAAAATCTCTTTTTTGCGCTTCTGTCTTCCTGTTATTGGTGTTCTTGATCCATTGTTGCTCCAAAGATGAACGTCAAGCACAAGGCAATGCCCGAGCCTCACCCGACCTCACTGCTTATGTCATTTTAATACAACCCACAAGGAATGTGAACGttcttgaaattaaaaaatgtagTCGATATCCTCTGCTAAATGCCTAGCAATACATACGTTGGCATTAAGATTCTACAAAGTAAAATTCAGCTGAGAAATCCACATTGTAACgtggtagtttcttggtgttacgGACGGGTGCAATCACCAAGTTATGTGATATAAAATATTGAAGACACTGACTAATACCCACTGCACAACAAAAAAGCGAACTATTATGGTTTGCACAACACCAAGATTAGAAATGTAACTTTGATAAAACGTTTGGGCGtggttagtagaggagactgattaggaaagccggcaaacatcaaagttaaAACTAACGGTGCTGAAGTtaatgttggaagctccctgaccgtgcttTTTGTTCACAACTTGTGACTtaacaaattaatgcgatgttgCTATTGGTCAGtgagttcaaaatgataggaatgctattgaacgttgcgcacggtcaggtccaaaaaagctaacaaacaaAAGGGTttaacgggtttcataaccattccactttaataactatggTCTGGGTTAAGCATTTGAGCAGATTTTCATTGCGTCACACATATAGAGAACTCTCGCTTGTGATTGTGAAAACGTGACTTATCCACCAGCGAAATGGCAGAAATACAACCTTGACTTACTCCCCTCACTTTAGTCCAAGCGTGATTGACCCATGAGATAAGAGCCGTGTAATCAAAATTTCTGATTGTAAATTGCCAAGTACCGTTGTACACTAAGAATATGCAAACAACCGAAAAATTACAAGAAAGGGGGTAAATTGAAGCTTGGATTATGAGAGCCAATTCTGACTTTTCTACTGGCAATCGATAGATAAAAGTGTCGGTTTCCATTTGCCTGTTTTTTATTCATGATAATGGGCTCACCTTACGCCGACACGAAATGTTTACTTACAAATCCTCGCTCCATCTCTTACCCTCTTCTCTCTCCTGTATTCCCttgcacccctcccccctcccgcCCAAGGACCTCACAAAACATTATTTATATGTGGGATGGATTGTACAAGAGTTGTAACCTGTTGTCGTGGTaagtccttttttttctttattttgaaaatcTATTTGCCTGTTGAATGTTATCCTTTAAACACCGTCGATACTTACAAAGCAAGGTGTTTAAACGTGTACATTTGAACAGTGAAGTTACTGAACTGTAAGAACCTAATATTGCCGGTGTGGTTTTGTTATTTGTGCTCTGGTTATACTTCTGGTTTACTTAGCCTCTCTTTTGTCTAGTATTAGGTAATTCACTGGACAGTGCTTGAATACCGGTTGCAAATTATTCAGTTGTAATTAACGCTCAAAATTATTTCTTCATTGATATTTAAGTGGATTAGGGTCCTGGTTTGAATTTGAACCATCCGTGCAATATTTTCCATTGAAACCGTCTCCACCTCCAAagtgagataaaaaaaattctgtacatttgaaacaaaaaagtaaCTGAACTGTAGCACGATTATAGATTTGCAGGTGTGGTCGTGTTATTTGTGCTGTTAGACTTTGTGCTTGAATACCGGTTGCAAATAGTTCCTTTGTATTTAACTCTCAAAATTCTTCTTTCCATCGATTTTTACCTTGTTCTGTCACCTCAACCTGAAATAAAGTAGAAGCTTGGCTTGAGCCATTTCCGAATATTCTCAGCTATTGAACCAGTGTGCACCTACAAACCATAAAAAAAACCTGTGCAATTGAGACGATCCAGTAACTCTACCACGAATAAAGTGAGGGTGCAGTTGTGTCAATGGGCTTATACTCAGGGCTCAATTACGTCCAGCCTCTCCCTCGACTAGTTTTTGAATCATTAACTGGACTGTGCTTGAATACCGGTTGCAAACTGTTTAGTTGTAGTTTACTCTGAATATTTTTTCTATCGATTTTTACCGAGCTCTGCCTGTCTAACCCGAAATTTGATCtttcaaaaaatattcacaaagtCGGTACGGCAGAGTTATCAACCAACATAAGGATGTACATAACTGACATTGTAGTATGTGTGAATATTTAGGTCTACCGTCCCCACCCCCCATGTTTGTATTATAGAGCATGCGCTTTGACTGTTATGAGATTGAATACACATGTTTGCACGAGCAGCAACCTCGTGTGTGTTGGTGGTTAAATCCGATTCAATCCTTGGTTAAATCCGTAAGACACTACAGACATTGTTCAGATTCGTTTgtgattttctttatttctagaCCGTAGAAgtagttttattattattttttaatatttatgttAG encodes:
- the LOC140928180 gene encoding uncharacterized protein isoform X2 is translated as MSSDNDRRDARLRDSRKESPDRWGKGGRHDSDAATETNRNDPQSIRCRVFIGNLPSEMSSKELKETFSQYGPVVGVSVHNNFGFVQFEDDKSADSSVAKEHGKVYYGKRVDVNLAGDRRKPNKMDDRPRDRDSRPPFPFRREREFDRDGRPFRRSPPRERPRFEDYDRFPSRFEPPFERRGRSPSPPPPRRMDDRPGYGRHDDYYMRDRYRDEPPHHREPYPRQSYDHRGDAFDRDRRDPYDSPRGPYPDRRDDRYERYDSYGRDYPRPDDYPGAAKRPRMDYNDRPEDSYSSSKTIEAPTDCVIVVMNKQQRGYAEMVERRLKALGLVVELHFHGTQPITELLDDVARRGVLYAIVITSQHEIHRSVTVNILHGNPQEHRNMPLDDAMRLVGQNFDQYMQDLRERAKSSSTQESSNTKTTAPQDTAKSDITSLLSKAASGEDLSADQLTKLIDNLSKRQEQILGDSAAANGKGGVTVSQSSQPAVDPQSIAKQQADLQAKILSILNPGGGAKTGSMQNSGSLASQQTILPTQKQGAVTAPASQGAAKPASLSTTVKPIFPLYPTQQKPAAPAASTAGSAVKAPGGTAAAKPLYSTPSNQAYKTASPYRATAPASSYNAIATVAGNQAGSYQVSKPVSQNTYTSVSNQATAASASSAVYGVKTSAAPASQSNWLQRISQQSSGTSAAIPVVSKVSPGGKAITTAVGSRPAVNSAPRAGAPTAVGGVRPVPTAGGQMRTPSPGLLGPPPVGTPRFRTSGIVRTSTSSGTPGVRMVAPRGPSPVGRGVVRTSSPAGLQGQTVASRGGAISVRGGVAGAGGTSATGRGSFATQATTPRGGSAQRGAVIVRGTPTPRGATRGVPATRGAPSTRGVPLARGVPVARGAPATRGAPAPRGAPVSSSGARGTPVTRGTPYLRGAPTGRGTLATRGSPIGTITSNRGAPRGRPMMRGGPPYRGGGRGGY
- the LOC140928180 gene encoding uncharacterized protein isoform X1, whose amino-acid sequence is MSSDNDRRDARLRDSRKESPDRWGKGGRHDSDAATETNRNDPQSIRCRVFIGNLPSEMSSKELKETFSQYGPVVGVSVHNNFGFVQFEDDKSADSSVAKEHGKVYYGKRVDVNLAGDRRKPNKMDDRPRDRDSRPPFPFRREREFDRDGRPFRRSPPRERPRFEDYDRFPSRFEPPFERRGRSPSPPPPRRMDDRPGYGRHDDYYMRDRYRDEPPHHREPYPRQSYDHRGDAFDRDRRDPYDSPRGPYPDRRDDRYERYDSYGRDYPRPDDYPGAAKRPRMDYNDRPEDSYSSSKTIEAPTDCVIVVMNKQQRGYAEMVERRLKALGLVVELHFHGTQPITELLDDVARRGVLYAIVITSQHEIHRSVTVNILHGNPQGKDQNLLARIKKHTEHRNMPLDDAMRLVGQNFDQYMQDLRERAKSSSTQESSNTKTTAPQDTAKSDITSLLSKAASGEDLSADQLTKLIDNLSKRQEQILGDSAAANGKGGVTVSQSSQPAVDPQSIAKQQADLQAKILSILNPGGGAKTGSMQNSGSLASQQTILPTQKQGAVTAPASQGAAKPASLSTTVKPIFPLYPTQQKPAAPAASTAGSAVKAPGGTAAAKPLYSTPSNQAYKTASPYRATAPASSYNAIATVAGNQAGSYQVSKPVSQNTYTSVSNQATAASASSAVYGVKTSAAPASQSNWLQRISQQSSGTSAAIPVVSKVSPGGKAITTAVGSRPAVNSAPRAGAPTAVGGVRPVPTAGGQMRTPSPGLLGPPPVGTPRFRTSGIVRTSTSSGTPGVRMVAPRGPSPVGRGVVRTSSPAGLQGQTVASRGGAISVRGGVAGAGGTSATGRGSFATQATTPRGGSAQRGAVIVRGTPTPRGATRGVPATRGAPSTRGVPLARGVPVARGAPATRGAPAPRGAPVSSSGARGTPVTRGTPYLRGAPTGRGTLATRGSPIGTITSNRGAPRGRPMMRGGPPYRGGGRGGY
- the LOC140928180 gene encoding uncharacterized protein isoform X3; translation: MDDRPRDRDSRPPFPFRREREFDRDGRPFRRSPPRERPRFEDYDRFPSRFEPPFERRGRSPSPPPPRRMDDRPGYGRHDDYYMRDRYRDEPPHHREPYPRQSYDHRGDAFDRDRRDPYDSPRGPYPDRRDDRYERYDSYGRDYPRPDDYPGAAKRPRMDYNDRPEDSYSSSKTIEAPTDCVIVVMNKQQRGYAEMVERRLKALGLVVELHFHGTQPITELLDDVARRGVLYAIVITSQHEIHRSVTVNILHGNPQGKDQNLLARIKKHTEHRNMPLDDAMRLVGQNFDQYMQDLRERAKSSSTQESSNTKTTAPQDTAKSDITSLLSKAASGEDLSADQLTKLIDNLSKRQEQILGDSAAANGKGGVTVSQSSQPAVDPQSIAKQQADLQAKILSILNPGGGAKTGSMQNSGSLASQQTILPTQKQGAVTAPASQGAAKPASLSTTVKPIFPLYPTQQKPAAPAASTAGSAVKAPGGTAAAKPLYSTPSNQAYKTASPYRATAPASSYNAIATVAGNQAGSYQVSKPVSQNTYTSVSNQATAASASSAVYGVKTSAAPASQSNWLQRISQQSSGTSAAIPVVSKVSPGGKAITTAVGSRPAVNSAPRAGAPTAVGGVRPVPTAGGQMRTPSPGLLGPPPVGTPRFRTSGIVRTSTSSGTPGVRMVAPRGPSPVGRGVVRTSSPAGLQGQTVASRGGAISVRGGVAGAGGTSATGRGSFATQATTPRGGSAQRGAVIVRGTPTPRGATRGVPATRGAPSTRGVPLARGVPVARGAPATRGAPAPRGAPVSSSGARGTPVTRGTPYLRGAPTGRGTLATRGSPIGTITSNRGAPRGRPMMRGGPPYRGGGRGGY